One window from the genome of bacterium encodes:
- a CDS encoding YgiQ family radical SAM protein has product MSATTAPHLFARPPHRPGLAPAPVLPMSRSEMETLGWDSCDVVLVTGDAYVDHPSFGMALVGRLLEAHGFRVGIIAQPDWQSAAPLRALGRPNLFFGISAGNMDSMVNRYTADRKVRSDDAYSPGGEGGRRPERSVLVYAQRAREAYRDVPVVVGGIEASLRRIAHYDYWSDKVRRSVLPDAKADLLLYGNAERAIVELAHRLAAGEPIGTITDLRGTAHLRRGVPEGWLELDSTEIDEPGPPCVHPDPYAAEPDCANAPAPTTVPTTAPRPQPHRGRLDRARTVIRLPSYEQVAADPVLYAHASRVFHLETNPGNALSLVQRHGDRDVWLTPPPIPLETDELDRMYEFPYTRRPHPSYGKARIPAWEMIRFSISIMRGCFGGCTFCSITEHEGRVIQSRSEASVLREIAEVRDRTPGFTGTISDLGGPTANMYRMHCKTKAIESACRRPSCVYPGICNNLVTDHAPLIALYRKARKQAGVKRVLVASGLRYDLAVRDPDYVRELVTHHVGGYLKIAPEHTETRPLSHMMKPGIGSYDRFKQLFERFSKEAGKKQYLIPYFIAAHPGTTDEDMLNLALWLKRNGFKPDQVQQFLPTPLASASTMYHTGHNPLRKVRREPANVEVPRGLRQRRLHKAFLRYHDPLNWPLLREALQKMGRADLIGPGREQLVPAAGSPAPKGRLPRGPARPKPPPKRHYEE; this is encoded by the coding sequence ATGAGCGCGACGACGGCCCCCCACCTGTTCGCACGACCGCCGCACCGGCCCGGCCTGGCGCCGGCCCCGGTGCTGCCGATGTCGCGGTCCGAGATGGAGACGCTCGGCTGGGACAGCTGCGACGTCGTGCTGGTGACTGGCGACGCCTACGTCGACCACCCCAGCTTCGGCATGGCCCTGGTGGGGCGCCTGCTGGAGGCGCACGGCTTCCGCGTCGGGATCATCGCCCAGCCCGACTGGCAGTCGGCGGCACCGCTGCGCGCCCTGGGCCGGCCGAACCTGTTCTTCGGCATCTCGGCCGGCAACATGGACTCGATGGTCAACCGCTACACCGCCGATCGCAAGGTGCGCAGCGACGACGCCTACAGCCCCGGCGGCGAGGGCGGCCGGCGGCCCGAGCGCTCGGTGCTCGTCTACGCCCAGCGCGCGCGCGAGGCCTACCGGGACGTGCCCGTGGTGGTCGGCGGCATCGAAGCCAGCCTGCGCCGCATCGCCCACTACGACTACTGGTCCGACAAGGTGCGCCGCTCGGTGCTGCCCGACGCCAAGGCCGATCTGCTGCTCTACGGCAACGCCGAGCGGGCCATCGTGGAGCTGGCGCACCGGCTGGCCGCCGGGGAACCGATCGGGACGATCACCGACCTGCGCGGCACCGCCCACCTGCGCCGCGGCGTGCCAGAGGGCTGGCTGGAGCTCGACTCGACCGAGATCGACGAGCCGGGACCGCCGTGCGTCCATCCCGACCCCTACGCCGCGGAACCGGACTGCGCGAACGCGCCGGCGCCCACGACCGTACCGACGACCGCGCCGCGCCCGCAACCCCACCGCGGCCGCCTCGACCGCGCCCGCACCGTCATCCGCCTGCCCTCCTACGAGCAGGTCGCCGCCGACCCGGTGCTCTACGCCCACGCCTCGCGCGTCTTCCACCTGGAGACCAACCCGGGCAACGCCCTGTCCCTGGTGCAGCGGCACGGCGACCGCGACGTCTGGCTGACGCCGCCACCGATCCCCCTGGAGACCGACGAGCTGGACCGGATGTACGAGTTCCCCTACACGCGCCGCCCGCACCCGTCGTACGGGAAGGCCCGGATCCCGGCCTGGGAGATGATCCGCTTCTCGATCTCGATCATGCGCGGCTGCTTCGGCGGCTGCACCTTCTGCTCCATCACCGAGCACGAGGGGCGCGTCATCCAGAGCCGGTCGGAGGCCTCGGTGCTGCGGGAGATCGCCGAGGTGCGCGACCGGACGCCGGGCTTTACCGGGACCATCTCGGACCTCGGCGGGCCCACGGCCAACATGTACCGGATGCACTGCAAGACGAAGGCGATCGAGAGCGCCTGCCGGCGCCCTTCGTGCGTCTACCCGGGGATCTGCAACAACCTGGTGACCGACCACGCGCCGCTCATCGCGCTCTACCGGAAGGCCCGCAAGCAGGCGGGCGTCAAGCGCGTGCTGGTGGCCTCGGGACTGCGCTACGACCTGGCGGTGCGCGACCCCGACTACGTCCGCGAGCTGGTCACCCACCACGTGGGCGGCTACCTGAAGATCGCGCCCGAGCACACCGAGACGCGGCCGCTCTCGCACATGATGAAGCCGGGCATCGGCTCCTACGACCGCTTCAAGCAACTCTTCGAGCGCTTCTCGAAGGAGGCGGGCAAGAAGCAGTACCTCATCCCCTACTTCATCGCCGCCCACCCCGGCACCACGGACGAGGACATGCTGAACCTGGCGCTGTGGCTGAAGCGCAACGGCTTCAAGCCGGACCAGGTGCAGCAGTTCCTGCCCACGCCCCTGGCCTCGGCCTCGACCATGTACCACACCGGGCACAACCCGCTGCGCAAGGTGCGCCGGGAGCCGGCGAACGTGGAGGTGCCGCGCGGGCTGCGCCAACGCCGGCTGCACAAGGCCTTCCTGCGCTACCACGACCCGCTGAACTGGCCGCTGCTGCGCGAGGCCCTGCAGAAGATGGGGCGGGCCGACCTGATCGGGCCCGGCCGGGAGCAGCTGGTGCCGGCGGCCGGATCGCCCGCGCCGAAGGGGCGCCTGCCGCGCGGACCCGCCCGGCCGAAGCCGCCGCCGAAACGCCACTACGAAGAGTGA